AGATGAGGTCCGTGTATTAATTCGGCCCACCAGTAATTTAAAAAATCTTGAAGGGTTACACGTCGAAACCGTTGTGGGAGATTTGCAGGATCCCTTGTCCCTCAAGAAGGCTATGGCCGGCTGCGAAGGGCTATATCATGTGGCGGCGCATTATGCGTTGTGGGCTAGAGACCCTTCAATCTTTTATGCCATCAATGTCGAGGGGACAAAAAATTTATTCCGTGCAGCAAGGGAGGCAGGCGTTCAACGAATCGTCTACACTAGCACAATTGGTGCGATCGGGTTGCCTGATGAAGGAGGCCTTGGAAATGAAACCCTCTTTCCTTCCTTGGCTCAGCTGGCAGGGGATTATAAGCGATCAAAATTTTTGGCTGAGCAGGAAGTCCTTCGCATGGCTCAAGAGGGGTTGCCGGTGGTTATTGTCAATCCAACGGCTCCAGTGGGAGAGCGCGACGTTAAGCCCACTCCAACTGGACAAATTATTGTTGATTTTATGCGTGGCCGAATGTTGGCGTATATTGAGACCGGGATGAATTTGGTGGATGTTGAGGATGTGGCCATAGGGCATATCCGGGCCATGGAGCGTGGTCGGGTGGGTGAGCGGTATATTCTGGGAAATCAAAATCTTACACTGAAAGAAGTATGTCAGATTCTCAGCCGACTAACGGGAGTGCCTGCCCCGCGGCTTCAATTGCCTTGGAGGCTTGTCCTTCCCATGGCGCATGTGAATCAATGGATTGCCAATCTGGTCACCCATCGTCCACCCAGAATTCCTTTGGAAGGAGTGCGGATGGCCAAGTATCACATGCATTATGATTGCACGAAGGCGCGCCAGGAACTGTCGCTTCCCCAAACCCCGGTGGAAACAGCACTCAAAAAAGCCGTACAGTGGTTTCGCCAGCACGGATACGGCTGATCTCTCCTCCGC
Above is a window of Candidatus Nitrospira neomarina DNA encoding:
- the hpnA gene encoding hopanoid-associated sugar epimerase, giving the protein MKVLITGSSGFIGAAVTRAVVAKGDEVRVLIRPTSNLKNLEGLHVETVVGDLQDPLSLKKAMAGCEGLYHVAAHYALWARDPSIFYAINVEGTKNLFRAAREAGVQRIVYTSTIGAIGLPDEGGLGNETLFPSLAQLAGDYKRSKFLAEQEVLRMAQEGLPVVIVNPTAPVGERDVKPTPTGQIIVDFMRGRMLAYIETGMNLVDVEDVAIGHIRAMERGRVGERYILGNQNLTLKEVCQILSRLTGVPAPRLQLPWRLVLPMAHVNQWIANLVTHRPPRIPLEGVRMAKYHMHYDCTKARQELSLPQTPVETALKKAVQWFRQHGYG